ATCGCTCATTACCTTGGGGACTGTGCTTTCAGGAACCGGGCACAAACCGCTTATACCTGAAGTCTTGTTAACAAAGCCAATGTCCCCTGGCCGGCAACGGCGGGGACGGCAGCATGGCCACGGCGGATCCGGCCGGAAAAGGGAACAGGAAATGCCCCCGCCGGGGAGGTCGCGGCGGGGGCTCGTTGAGTTGGTTTATCTGTGCTGATGCGGCCCCCGAAGACGACGCCGGGCACCGCGCATACTTAGTTCGTATACCTATAATCGATTCGATGCAAGAGCCTGGATGGCCCTCGCCGCCGGGCCCCGCTTATTGATCGAGCGACCACTTGCGCACGAAGCTGCGCGCCAGGTCCCGCCAGCCGATGTTGGTGGTGACGCCATGATTGGCGAGGCTGGTGACGAAGAGACCGCTGTCGCTCCACAACAATACCCTGCCGCTGCGATCCGTTTCCGTCTTGCGGTCGAAATAGCGGGTATTCTGGATCGCCCGCGCCTCGATGTAGCTGATGCAGACATCGCCTTCATAGCGCAGGCTCGTCGCCTGGAGCTGGATCCAGACATGTGCCGCCCGCTGCACCGTGATGCCTTTTTCCGCCAAGGGCTGCTGAAAGGAATCGACGATCAGGTTCTCGTCAAATCCGCAGGCGAGGCTTTGCGGACTGAGCGGCGCGACGGACATCTGCACCACGTTGACGTTCGCCAGCGGCCCCCCGATCACCCGGGGCTGCGCCGGCGCATCGGTTCCGCTCTGCGCCCAACCCCCTGTCACCATGGCGGGGGTCAAGACCGCGGACAACAGGAACGCGGCGGCGAGACGGCTGAGCGTCGGCATCATTGGATTACTCCTTCACGGTGTTGGCAAGCGACCGGCGCAGGATAGGCCATGTGACCGCCCCAGTTGAATTCAAAAAGGGGCTGCGGGCCCTTTCCTCCCCCGATCGCTTACCTTGATACTAGGATTCGCAACAGGGAAGCGGCTAGTCTGCTATAGCAGCACGACAGCACCGCCGCATCGGCGGCCGGCGCCTCACGCCCGATGTCATGCTGATGACACAAAGGAGACGCAGATGCCCGGCAGCGATAGGCAGAATCGACTCCACACCGGAGTTACGTCCTTGACCGGACGCGGCGCCGGAAAGTTCGCGCGCGCCGCAGCGCTGCTGCTCCTCCTCCAGGCCTGCGCGGTGCCTCCGCCGGCGCCCCCGCCCGAACCGGAGCCCGGCCGCGTGGTGCCGCCCCCCTCGCCCCCGGCCGCCGGCACCCCGATCGCCCTTGACGGCCGGCTCCAGGTCGATGCGCAGGAGTATCCCTGGAGTGCCATCGGCCGTCTCAACGTTGCCGGGCGCACCTTCTGCAACGGCATCCTCATCGGACGGCAGCAGGTTTTGACGCAGGCGCGCTGCCTCTACGACGCCCGCAACGGCCGCTGGTACCGCCCGCTGGAACTGCACTTCATCGCCGCCTACCAGTCGGACAATTTCCTCGCCAACTCCCCGGTCGCCGGTTTCACCACAGCGCCGGGCTTCAGCCCCACGGGCGGCACCAACCTGATCAACCTGACCAACAACTGGGCGGTGGTGTCTCTCGAACAGCCGATCGGCAACGTCACGGGCTGGCTGGGCATGGAGTGGGACAGCAGCCGCCTCAAGTCCGCCGCCGAAAGCGGCCGCGCCGCCTACCTGCGCGCCGGCTACCGTTCCGACTGGCCCCATGCCGTGTCCACCTACTTCGGCTGCGGCGAGGATTCAGGCGGTCTCGGCAGCGTCTGCGGCGCCACGCCCAGCGAGTTGGCCCTGCCCGCCTTCGTATTGACCGGCGGCGAGTTGCGCGTGCTGGGCAACTACTACCTGCGCTCCACCGCCCAGAGCGCCGCCTTCACCCAGGCCGCCGCCGCGGCGATCGTCGACAACCGGCTGGGCCGCGCCACCCTGCCCTCGGCGGGCGGGCCGGTAGGGCGGCGACCGACCGCCACGGTCGCCCGGCTGCTCGAAGCCCTGGGGTACCCCGCGACCGGCGGCGATCTCGATGCCGCCATCGCCGCCTACCTGAAGGACCGGGGGCAGGCCGCGCGCCGCGGCGCCTCCATCGACCTCCTGACTTCCCTGATCAACAGCGCTCAGCGCCAAGGCGGATCATGAGATCCAAAAAAAGAGGGCGGCCCGAGATGGACCGCCCCATGAGTATACTCTGGAGGAAAATGCAGCTTGGATACAAGAAGAAGCCTTGAACCAAGCGGCGGGGCGGGGCATCGCTGCCTGCCCCATCAGCCGTAGCTGACCTGCGATACCGGCCCTGCGCGAATGCGCCCGAGGCCGGCTGACTTGGGGGCGCCGGGACCCCGAAGGCTCCCGGCGCGACACTTCAAGCCCGGCTTACTGCCAGCGCTTGATGATTTCTTCATAGGCGATGGTCTCGCCCTTCGGCTTCTCGTTGGCGAGCTTGGCCTTGGGCCCGTTGGGCTTGCCCAGCCAGGCCGAGGCGTCCTGCTCGTCGTTGAGACGAGGCCCGCAACCGCCGTAGACGTTGGCCGCCTTGTCGGCCGCTTCCATGCGGGCCATGACCTGGTCCATCTCGCCGGCGAGACGGTCCATGGCCTCCTGCGGGGTGAAGGCGCCGGAGTTCACGTCACCGATCTGCTGCCACCAGAGCTGGGCCAGCTTCGGATAGTCGGGCACGTTCACGCCGGTCGGCGACCACAGCACGCGGTCCGGCGAGCGGTAGAACTCGACGAGGCCGCCGAGGTTCGGCGCCCGCTCGGTGAAGCTCGCATGACGTACGGAAGAGTCGCGGATGAAGGTCAGGCCGACGTGGCTCTTCTTCACGTCCACGGTCTTGGAGACGACGAACTGGGCATAGAGCCAGGCCGCCTTGGCGCGGTCCGTCGGGGTCGACTTCAGGATGGTCCAGGAACCGGCGTCCTGGTAACCGAGCTTCTGGCCCTCTTCCCAGTAGGGGCCGTGCGGGCTCGGCGCCATGCGCCACAGCGGCTTGCCGGCGTCGTCGACCGTGTTGTTGCCTTCCGACTTCGGCGCCACCATGGAGGCGGTGAAGGCGGTGTACCAGAAGATCTGCTGGGCCACGTTGCCCTGGCTCAACGCCGGCAGCGACTGATAGAAGTCGTAGCTGGCCGCACCCGGAGGCGCGTACTGACGCAGCCACTCATCCCACTTGCGGATGGCGTAGACGGCCGCCGGACCGTTGGTGCCGCCGCCGCGAGAGACGGAAGCGCCCTGCGGATTGCAGGAACCTTCCTCCATGCGGATGCCCCACTCGTCGATCGGCACGCCGTTCGGCAGCCCCTTGGAGCCGGCGCCGGCCATGGAGAGCCAGGCGTCGGTCATGCGCCAGCCGAGGTCCGGCGCGCGCTTGCCATAATCCATGTGGCCGTAGACGCGCACACCGTCGATTTCCTTCACGTGGACGCTGAAGAACTCGGCGATGTCCTCATAGGCCGACCAGTTGACCGGCACACCCAGGTCGTAACCGTAAATTTCTTTGAACTTGGCCTGCAGGTCTTCACGATCGAACCAGTCCTTGCGGAACCAGTAGAGGTTCGCGAACTGCTGGTCGGGCAACTGGTAGAGCTTGCCGTCCGGGCCGGTGGTGAAGGACTTCCCCATGAAGTCGTCGATGTCGAGACCCGGGTTGGTGACGTCCTTGCCCTCGCCTTCCATCCAGTCGGAAAGGTTGACCGCGAGCTGGAGGCGCGAGTGCGTGCCGATCAGGTCGGAGTCGTTGATGTAGGCATCGTAGAGATTGCGCTGCGTCTGCATCTGCGTCTGCACCGCCTGCACCACCTCGCCCTCGCCGAGAAGCTGGTGGTTCACCTTGATGCCGGTGATCTCCTCGAAGGCCTTGGTCAGGACCTCGGACTCATAGCTGTGTGTCGGGATGGTCTCCGACAGCACATTGATCTCCATGCCCCGGAAAGGCTCGGCGGCCTTGATGAACCACTCCATCTCGGCCTTTTGCTCTGCCTTGGAGAGCACCGAGGGCTGGAACTCGTTGTCGATCCATTTCTCGGCCGCCGCCATGTCGGCCCTGGCGGCGCCCGCGCTTGCCATCATGGCAAGAACCGTCGCCGTCGTTAGTAGATACCTTCGCATGCGATATCCTCCCTTGTGTTTTGTTGACGACACCTGGATGCGGCGCGCAGCGCCGCACCTACCGAAAATTTCTAAACGTAACGAAAAACCAAAACCGCATAGACCGCGGACAACACCAATGCCCACCACAGCGGCCAGGGAACCAAGGCCAACCAGGCGAGATGGATGTAGGCGCTGCCGAGCAGCGAGATGAACAGCCGGTCGCCCCGCGTCGTGTCGAGGCCCAGCACACCGTGGCGCGGCGCGCCGCCGGGGCGCTTCAGCTCCCAGACTGTCATGCCCGCCAGGAAGAACGCGATGACGCCGAAGAACAGCCCCGTCTGCCAGGTCCAGGCCATCCATGAAAGGCCCATAGTCACACCCTCCCCATCGCGAAGCCCTTCGCGATGTAGTTGCGCACGAAGTAGATAACGATCGCGCCCGGAATGATGGTCAGCACGCCGGCCGCTGCCAGCAGGCCCAGTTCGTAGCCCGAGGTACTGGCCGTGCGGGTCATCACTGCGGCGATGGGCTTGGCCTCCACCGAGGTGAGCGACTTGGCCAGCAGCATCTCGACCCAGGAGAACATGAAGCAGAAGAAAGCGGTGACGCCGATGCCGCTGCCGATCAGTGGCATGAAAATTTTGACGAAGAAGCGCGGGAAGGAATAGCCATCCAGATAAGCAGTCTCGTCGATCTCACGCGGCACGCCGGAGATGAAGCCCTCCAGGATCCACACAGCCAGCGGAATGTTGAAGAGGCAGTGCGCCAGCGCCACGGCGATGTGAGTGTCGAACAGTCCCATGGCCGAGTAGAGCTGCAGGAAGGGCAGCGCGAAGACCGCCGGCGGGGCCATGCGGTTGGTCAACAGCCAGAAAAAGAGGTGCTTGTCGCCCAGAAAGCGGTAGCGCGAAAAGGCATAGGCCGCCGGCAGGGCGAAAGAAACCGAGATGACCGTGTTCAGGACCACGTAGATGATCGAGTTCACATAGCCCATGTACCAGGTCGGATCGGTGAAAATCTTTACATAGCTGTCGACGGTGAACTCGGCCGGGAACCAGGAGAAGCCGCCCAGGATCTCGTTGGTGGTCTTGAACGACATGTTCAGCAGCCAGTAGATCGGCAGCATCAGGAAGAGGATGTAGAGCGTCGGCACGAGCCAGCGGCGGTGCTTCATTTCTTCTCTCCCTGGGTGATGAGCGTATAGAAGAGCCAGCAGACCAGCAGCGTCATCAGGAAGTAAATGATGCTCATCGCGGCAGCGACACCCAGATTGAACTCGCCCAGCGCGGCCTTCACCAAGTCGATGGACAGCACCGTCGTCGTATTGCCGGGACCGCCGCCCGTCAGCACGAAGGGTTCGGTGTAGATCATGAAGCTGTCCATGAAGCGCAGCAATATGGCAATGGTCAGCACATGCTTCATCTTCGGGAGCTGGATGTAGCGGAAGACGGCCCAGCGCGAGGCGCCATCGATCTGCGCCGCGCGGTAGTAATTGTCGTCGATGGAGCGCAGCCCGGCATAGGCCAGCAGCACCACCAGCGAGGTCCAG
The sequence above is drawn from the Pelagibius sp. CAU 1746 genome and encodes:
- a CDS encoding carbohydrate ABC transporter permease codes for the protein MKHRRWLVPTLYILFLMLPIYWLLNMSFKTTNEILGGFSWFPAEFTVDSYVKIFTDPTWYMGYVNSIIYVVLNTVISVSFALPAAYAFSRYRFLGDKHLFFWLLTNRMAPPAVFALPFLQLYSAMGLFDTHIAVALAHCLFNIPLAVWILEGFISGVPREIDETAYLDGYSFPRFFVKIFMPLIGSGIGVTAFFCFMFSWVEMLLAKSLTSVEAKPIAAVMTRTASTSGYELGLLAAAGVLTIIPGAIVIYFVRNYIAKGFAMGRV
- a CDS encoding DUF2160 domain-containing protein, which gives rise to MGLSWMAWTWQTGLFFGVIAFFLAGMTVWELKRPGGAPRHGVLGLDTTRGDRLFISLLGSAYIHLAWLALVPWPLWWALVLSAVYAVLVFRYV
- a CDS encoding ABC transporter substrate-binding protein; amino-acid sequence: MASAGAARADMAAAEKWIDNEFQPSVLSKAEQKAEMEWFIKAAEPFRGMEINVLSETIPTHSYESEVLTKAFEEITGIKVNHQLLGEGEVVQAVQTQMQTQRNLYDAYINDSDLIGTHSRLQLAVNLSDWMEGEGKDVTNPGLDIDDFMGKSFTTGPDGKLYQLPDQQFANLYWFRKDWFDREDLQAKFKEIYGYDLGVPVNWSAYEDIAEFFSVHVKEIDGVRVYGHMDYGKRAPDLGWRMTDAWLSMAGAGSKGLPNGVPIDEWGIRMEEGSCNPQGASVSRGGGTNGPAAVYAIRKWDEWLRQYAPPGAASYDFYQSLPALSQGNVAQQIFWYTAFTASMVAPKSEGNNTVDDAGKPLWRMAPSPHGPYWEEGQKLGYQDAGSWTILKSTPTDRAKAAWLYAQFVVSKTVDVKKSHVGLTFIRDSSVRHASFTERAPNLGGLVEFYRSPDRVLWSPTGVNVPDYPKLAQLWWQQIGDVNSGAFTPQEAMDRLAGEMDQVMARMEAADKAANVYGGCGPRLNDEQDASAWLGKPNGPKAKLANEKPKGETIAYEEIIKRWQ
- a CDS encoding trypsin-like serine protease, producing MTGRGAGKFARAAALLLLLQACAVPPPAPPPEPEPGRVVPPPSPPAAGTPIALDGRLQVDAQEYPWSAIGRLNVAGRTFCNGILIGRQQVLTQARCLYDARNGRWYRPLELHFIAAYQSDNFLANSPVAGFTTAPGFSPTGGTNLINLTNNWAVVSLEQPIGNVTGWLGMEWDSSRLKSAAESGRAAYLRAGYRSDWPHAVSTYFGCGEDSGGLGSVCGATPSELALPAFVLTGGELRVLGNYYLRSTAQSAAFTQAAAAAIVDNRLGRATLPSAGGPVGRRPTATVARLLEALGYPATGGDLDAAIAAYLKDRGQAARRGASIDLLTSLINSAQRQGGS